One segment of Mycolicibacterium sp. YH-1 DNA contains the following:
- a CDS encoding flavin reductase family protein, translating into MSGTSTAIDSEWFRRVLGNYPTGVTAVTAIGDDGEPAGMAIGSFTSVSLDPPLIAFMPGRASTSFARIRTANSFCVNVLAADQEDVCRAMAGAGDRKFANAAWTPTPSGAPRLDGVVAWIDCEFESVTEAGDHYLVLGRVRELHATGERLPLVFFQGGYGSFSTS; encoded by the coding sequence ATGTCGGGAACGTCAACGGCCATCGACAGCGAGTGGTTCCGCAGGGTGCTGGGCAACTACCCTACGGGGGTCACTGCCGTCACCGCGATCGGTGATGACGGCGAGCCAGCGGGAATGGCAATAGGATCATTCACATCGGTATCGCTCGACCCACCACTGATCGCATTCATGCCCGGCAGAGCCTCGACCAGCTTCGCGAGAATCCGCACCGCGAATAGCTTCTGCGTTAATGTGCTGGCCGCCGATCAGGAGGACGTATGTCGAGCGATGGCCGGCGCAGGGGACCGCAAGTTCGCGAACGCGGCGTGGACGCCCACACCATCAGGAGCTCCACGGCTCGATGGAGTTGTCGCCTGGATCGACTGCGAATTCGAGTCGGTCACTGAAGCGGGCGATCACTATCTCGTACTGGGAAGAGTCCGCGAACTCCACGCGACAGGTGAACGACTTCCGCTTGTCTTCTTTCAGGGAGGTTACGGCAGCTTCTCGACAAGCTAG